In Thermorudis peleae, a genomic segment contains:
- a CDS encoding glycoside hydrolase family 15 protein, whose product MEAFGKPGIAPTWSSSDKDLIGTALSTSRLWFTISHGIINEVFWPATGEPQIRDLGFLVAGDGFWAEVKRVNRYTLTTPNPATPLPVIIHEHERYRLTLRVVPDPDRDVLLIAYRLEGDGMRLYPLLAPHLGGSGWGNTAWVAGEALLAQKGQSAVALVGRFLRGSAGYVGFSDGWQDMAHNGRMTWTFDRAEDGNVALMGELAEPEGVLALAFATTPDGAVTLARSSLADGIDRARSQVLQEWRRFTRGIQLPSAQPDVLDMVKRSLLVLKAHEDRTYPGAMVASLSIPWGNSRDDPGGYHLVWTRDAVEAGLAFLALGLPADARRQLAYLSAIQATDGHWPQNVYPDGRPYWTGIQLDETAFPVLLAAKLAELGHLSGLIETVQAMVRRAVGFLAREGPCSPQDRWEENAGINPFTLAATIAALAASALLGLLDGDEAAYALDLADDWNQRIEEWTYVEDTPLDRAHGIRGHYVRIRPPGALGLRGRVDVHNRQGVILPAAELIGLEFLSLVRFGLRAPDDPRIRDTVRLVDAILRVDTPSGPFYHRYNDDGYGEHADGRPFDGTGIGRAWPLLSGERGHYALVAGEDPLPYLFAMIRGAGKGGLIPEQVWDSDPIPDQGLFPGKPTGSAMPLLWAHAEFVKLVLALSTGKPIEQLAAVAERYRVAPKPRVRHWRRDVPLDSIGDGERLLIEDRRPFQLHVGVDGWQHVTDRASQPLPFGLHGVEVELGEHASLEFTFFFPDENRWEGRDYQVRRATAMT is encoded by the coding sequence ATGGAAGCATTTGGCAAACCAGGCATCGCGCCGACGTGGTCGTCAAGCGATAAAGATCTCATTGGGACGGCCCTCAGCACCAGTCGGCTCTGGTTCACGATAAGCCATGGAATCATCAACGAAGTCTTCTGGCCAGCAACGGGCGAACCGCAAATTCGCGATCTGGGCTTCCTGGTGGCTGGGGACGGTTTCTGGGCTGAAGTCAAACGCGTCAACCGCTACACCCTCACAACCCCCAATCCAGCGACGCCACTACCGGTGATTATCCATGAGCATGAACGGTATCGGCTGACGCTCCGCGTTGTTCCAGACCCAGACCGTGACGTGTTGCTCATTGCCTATCGCCTCGAAGGCGACGGCATGCGGCTCTATCCACTCTTGGCACCTCATCTGGGTGGTTCAGGCTGGGGCAACACGGCGTGGGTTGCCGGTGAGGCGCTGCTGGCGCAGAAAGGCCAGAGTGCCGTTGCCCTGGTCGGTCGATTTCTGCGGGGAAGCGCTGGGTACGTCGGATTTTCCGATGGCTGGCAGGACATGGCCCACAATGGGCGGATGACGTGGACGTTTGACCGCGCGGAGGATGGCAACGTCGCATTGATGGGCGAACTCGCTGAACCCGAGGGAGTACTCGCGCTTGCCTTTGCAACCACGCCGGATGGCGCGGTGACGTTAGCCCGTAGTAGCCTCGCTGACGGGATCGACCGTGCGCGTAGCCAAGTGCTCCAGGAATGGCGGCGGTTCACGAGAGGTATCCAGTTGCCGTCAGCCCAACCAGACGTGTTAGACATGGTCAAGCGCTCGCTCCTCGTGCTGAAGGCGCATGAGGATCGCACATACCCTGGGGCGATGGTCGCGAGCCTCTCCATCCCCTGGGGGAATTCACGTGACGATCCCGGCGGCTATCATCTGGTCTGGACGCGCGATGCTGTTGAAGCCGGTTTGGCCTTCCTCGCGCTCGGCCTACCCGCTGACGCGCGGCGACAGCTGGCATACCTCAGTGCAATCCAGGCCACCGATGGCCACTGGCCGCAGAACGTGTACCCTGATGGCCGGCCGTATTGGACAGGTATCCAGCTGGATGAAACAGCGTTCCCTGTCTTATTAGCGGCGAAACTCGCCGAATTGGGTCATCTCAGTGGACTGATCGAGACAGTGCAGGCGATGGTACGGCGAGCAGTTGGGTTTTTAGCGCGCGAGGGGCCATGCAGCCCCCAGGATCGTTGGGAAGAGAATGCTGGTATCAACCCGTTCACACTTGCCGCAACGATCGCCGCCCTGGCGGCCAGCGCGCTCCTCGGCCTGCTCGACGGCGACGAAGCTGCCTACGCCCTCGACCTCGCCGATGATTGGAATCAACGCATAGAAGAGTGGACCTATGTTGAAGACACGCCGCTCGACCGTGCTCATGGAATCCGAGGACACTATGTCCGGATTCGCCCGCCAGGAGCGCTTGGTCTCCGAGGACGAGTCGATGTGCACAATCGGCAGGGCGTGATCTTACCAGCGGCTGAGCTCATCGGCCTGGAGTTTCTCTCACTGGTCCGGTTTGGCTTACGGGCGCCGGACGACCCACGCATTCGGGATACGGTCCGGCTGGTTGACGCCATCTTACGGGTTGACACTCCGAGTGGACCCTTCTACCACCGCTACAACGACGATGGCTATGGTGAGCATGCCGATGGCCGCCCATTTGATGGCACGGGCATTGGTCGAGCATGGCCGCTCCTTTCAGGAGAGCGAGGGCACTATGCCCTGGTGGCTGGCGAAGATCCGCTGCCTTATCTGTTCGCGATGATCCGTGGAGCTGGCAAGGGCGGCTTGATTCCTGAGCAGGTGTGGGACAGTGACCCCATCCCGGATCAAGGACTGTTTCCCGGCAAGCCGACGGGAAGCGCGATGCCGTTGCTTTGGGCGCATGCCGAGTTTGTCAAGTTGGTCCTCGCGCTCTCGACTGGCAAGCCGATTGAGCAACTCGCTGCAGTGGCCGAACGCTATCGTGTTGCCCCAAAGCCGCGAGTTCGGCATTGGCGACGGGACGTGCCGCTGGACAGCATCGGTGACGGCGAACGGCTACTGATTGAAGATCGGCGGCCATTCCAGCTACACGTCGGCGTCGATGGGTGGCAGCATGTCACGGATCGAGCAAGTCAACCGCTGCCGTTTGGGCTGCACGGCGTTGAGGTCGAACTCGGAGAGCACGCGAGCCTCGAGTTCACGTTCTTCTTCCCGGACGAAAACCGGTGGGAAGGGCGCGACTACCAGGTCCGTCGCGCGACCGCGATGACATAA